A region of Micromonospora chokoriensis DNA encodes the following proteins:
- a CDS encoding SDR family NAD(P)-dependent oxidoreductase, whose protein sequence is MEDLTGRRLVVVTGASSGIGLAAAVGLACRGDQVVLVGRDPARLQAAAERVRENSGERPELFRADFAILDDVRRLAEQLRTTYDRIDVLANNAGAIALQPLRTVDGFEMSIQANHLAPFLLTNLLADRVKRVVVTASGAHRFGALDPDDLNAPLRGYRPTGAYGTSKQANILFTVEAARRWPGMSVYSFHPGVVRTRFGNDSRLVAIGMRFMPFRSPEKGAETLVWLANQDRSRLVDGGYYVDRRLRRPYRKAVNPHLAARLWEASAKAVGIDD, encoded by the coding sequence GTGGAAGATCTCACTGGGCGTCGGCTGGTGGTGGTGACCGGGGCCAGCTCCGGCATCGGGCTGGCGGCCGCCGTGGGGCTGGCCTGCCGAGGTGACCAGGTGGTGCTGGTCGGACGGGACCCGGCGCGACTCCAGGCCGCAGCGGAACGGGTACGCGAGAACTCCGGCGAGCGTCCGGAGTTGTTCCGGGCCGACTTCGCGATCCTCGACGACGTACGCCGGCTCGCCGAGCAGCTACGGACGACGTACGACCGGATCGACGTCCTCGCCAACAACGCCGGGGCTATCGCGTTGCAACCGCTGCGCACCGTCGACGGCTTCGAGATGTCCATCCAGGCCAACCACCTGGCTCCGTTCCTGCTGACCAATCTGCTCGCCGACCGGGTGAAGCGGGTCGTGGTGACCGCCTCCGGCGCTCACCGCTTCGGCGCGTTGGACCCGGACGACCTGAACGCGCCACTGCGCGGATACCGGCCGACGGGCGCGTACGGCACCAGCAAACAGGCGAACATCCTGTTCACCGTCGAGGCGGCCCGGCGCTGGCCGGGGATGTCCGTGTACAGCTTCCACCCCGGGGTGGTGCGTACCCGGTTCGGCAACGACAGCAGGTTGGTGGCGATCGGTATGCGGTTCATGCCGTTCCGCAGCCCGGAGAAGGGCGCCGAGACCCTGGTGTGGTTGGCCAACCAGGATCGTTCCCGGCTGGTCGACGGGGGCTACTACGTCGACCGTCGACTGCGTCGGCCGTACCGGAAGGCCGTGAACCCGCACCTCGCGGCCCGGCTCTGGGAGGCCAGCGCCAAGGCGGTGGGCATCGATGACTAG
- a CDS encoding DUF1330 domain-containing protein yields the protein MTSAVGLALVAIVDFAASAETAGQRYEDAVLALLERHGGHLDRRLHGTDGRAEVHVIRFDSRAGYESFLADPDRAALRSALGAAAPTTRVIEVHEPVAGHAGGAAPTAQA from the coding sequence ATGACTAGCGCCGTCGGGCTGGCCCTCGTCGCGATCGTGGACTTCGCCGCCAGTGCCGAGACGGCCGGACAGCGTTACGAGGACGCCGTGCTGGCCCTGCTCGAACGACACGGCGGTCACCTCGACCGGCGGTTGCACGGCACCGACGGCCGGGCCGAGGTGCACGTGATCCGCTTCGACTCCCGGGCCGGGTACGAGTCGTTCCTCGCCGACCCGGACCGGGCGGCCCTGCGGAGCGCGCTCGGTGCGGCCGCCCCGACCACCCGGGTCATCGAGGTGCACGAGCCCGTCGCCGGTCACGCCGGCGGCGCAGCCCCGACAGCACAGGCATAG
- a CDS encoding WD40 repeat domain-containing protein, which translates to MTARLSEALRRLAADVPPARVPDGLFDAARTRHRRRRAAVAGALAVLVLLLGAGYALHPVALSLPAGPRHDTPGLPTKLVDPPLRTASVGHSAPGMAAMLFGGPAVRTNWFETRMGVVAADDDRYRVLDGDPAVAGFEALLSPDGRYAWMGGSLIDLTSGETVPGRPDGYPLAFAPNGKRLVYADPDTTFTSPNTYSTPSVGVYDRDLGTDVLRVPVGTGWIPPGRTAALSPDGGDLALQVRDEVWLIRVGDAGADRLAAPYRKLPLAGGRLAGAGSWLPDGRSVAVLDRSTCTDCPVPSYRRTWTLATRSTVDGASLAGAAFPPLRSRSFVQLLGWRSVDEAVALVGVPGPEAEDLPEEHDIAWGPYHEVGTEAVELVVLRRGATAPDVLFRTPEGITDLSVAADLAISGAVRESGRPHYGPPPFWALAAGFVLAVLVAMPVLSGLRRRRDRRRARAPR; encoded by the coding sequence GTGACCGCCCGACTCTCCGAGGCTCTGCGCCGCCTCGCCGCCGACGTGCCGCCCGCGCGCGTACCGGACGGGCTCTTCGACGCGGCGCGGACCCGGCACCGTCGTCGCCGGGCCGCCGTCGCCGGCGCGCTCGCCGTCCTGGTCCTCCTCCTCGGCGCCGGGTACGCGCTGCACCCGGTGGCCCTGTCGCTGCCGGCCGGCCCGCGTCACGACACCCCCGGCCTCCCGACCAAGCTCGTCGATCCGCCGCTGCGGACCGCCTCGGTGGGGCACTCGGCGCCTGGCATGGCGGCGATGCTCTTCGGTGGTCCCGCGGTGCGCACCAACTGGTTCGAGACCCGGATGGGTGTGGTGGCGGCGGACGACGACCGCTACCGGGTACTGGACGGCGACCCGGCCGTCGCGGGTTTCGAGGCGTTGCTCTCCCCGGACGGCCGGTACGCCTGGATGGGCGGTTCCCTCATCGACCTGACGTCCGGCGAGACGGTCCCGGGCCGTCCGGACGGCTACCCGCTCGCCTTCGCGCCGAACGGGAAACGCCTGGTCTACGCCGACCCCGACACCACGTTCACGTCCCCGAACACCTACTCCACCCCGTCCGTCGGGGTCTACGACCGGGATCTTGGGACGGACGTGCTGCGGGTGCCTGTCGGCACCGGCTGGATCCCGCCGGGGCGCACTGCCGCGCTGTCGCCGGACGGCGGTGACCTGGCCCTCCAGGTCCGCGACGAGGTCTGGCTGATCCGGGTGGGCGACGCGGGGGCGGATCGGCTCGCCGCGCCGTACCGGAAGCTGCCGCTGGCCGGCGGGCGGCTCGCCGGTGCCGGCTCCTGGTTGCCGGACGGCCGGTCGGTGGCGGTCCTGGACCGGTCCACCTGCACCGACTGCCCGGTGCCGTCCTACCGGCGCACCTGGACACTGGCCACGCGGTCCACTGTCGACGGCGCCTCCTTGGCCGGCGCGGCGTTCCCGCCGTTGCGCTCCCGCTCGTTCGTGCAACTGCTCGGTTGGCGCTCGGTGGACGAGGCGGTCGCGTTGGTCGGCGTGCCGGGGCCGGAGGCGGAGGACCTCCCGGAGGAGCACGACATCGCGTGGGGGCCGTATCACGAGGTCGGCACGGAGGCGGTGGAACTCGTGGTGCTCCGTCGGGGCGCGACAGCGCCGGACGTGCTCTTCCGGACCCCGGAGGGCATCACCGACCTGTCGGTCGCCGCCGACCTCGCGATCAGCGGGGCGGTACGCGAGTCCGGCCGCCCCCACTACGGGCCGCCGCCGTTCTGGGCGCTCGCGGCGGGGTTCGTCCTGGCGGTCCTGGTCGCTATGCCTGTGCTGTCGGGGCTGCGCCGCCGGCGTGACCGGCGACGGGCTCGTGCACCTCGATGA
- a CDS encoding SigE family RNA polymerase sigma factor: MTTEDRTRDSFADFVRAETAGLTRLAYLLTGDRHHAEDLVQVALARVAVRWERVADPRAYLRRVLCTQAASWWRRRRARPPERLDGVVPERPDPGDDAEVRLVLWTALARLTARQRAVLVLRYYEDRTETETAELLGCRVGTVKSQTRHALGRLRVLAPELSELVGRDPQEVTR; this comes from the coding sequence TTGACGACTGAGGACCGCACCCGGGACAGCTTCGCCGACTTCGTCCGGGCCGAGACCGCCGGGCTGACCCGGCTCGCGTACCTGTTGACCGGTGACCGGCACCATGCCGAGGACCTGGTCCAGGTGGCACTGGCCCGGGTCGCCGTGCGGTGGGAGCGGGTCGCGGACCCGCGCGCCTACCTGCGTCGGGTGCTGTGCACCCAGGCGGCCAGTTGGTGGCGCCGGCGGCGGGCCCGGCCACCGGAGCGGCTGGACGGCGTGGTGCCGGAACGCCCCGACCCGGGTGACGACGCCGAGGTCCGGTTGGTGTTGTGGACGGCGTTGGCCCGGCTGACCGCGCGGCAGCGCGCGGTCCTCGTGTTGCGCTACTACGAGGACCGCACCGAGACCGAGACGGCGGAACTGCTCGGCTGCCGGGTGGGCACCGTGAAGAGTCAGACCCGGCACGCCCTCGGCCGGCTCCGCGTCCTGGCCCCCGAGTTGTCCGAACTCGTCGGCCGTGACCCGCAGGAGGTGACCCGGTGA
- a CDS encoding DMT family transporter: MPPPSHRPSLDPLTTGAVGLAVVAVSSSAPLIAYAAAPALAIAFWRNLLAVAVLGPFSLARRRAEFRRLATGVGRREGLFCVLSGVALAGHFATWVPSAQLTTVATSTALVATQPVWQGLIARAQGRRLPRIVWIGIAVAVGGAAVATGVDVGVSGRAVLGDVLALAGAMFAAVYTAFGERARTSISTTTYTTICYGICALILLAMCLAGGVRLTGFDGRTWLAILALVVGAQLLGHSMFNYALQKIPATTVSVLILLEAPGAALLGWAWLGQVPRPYALLGMALLLAGVAVVVLGGRRAAPTALPTDPTPLDD, encoded by the coding sequence GTGCCCCCACCTTCACACCGGCCGTCACTGGATCCGCTGACCACCGGCGCGGTCGGCCTGGCCGTGGTCGCGGTGTCGTCGTCCGCGCCGCTGATCGCGTACGCCGCCGCGCCCGCGCTGGCCATCGCGTTCTGGCGCAACCTGCTGGCGGTCGCCGTACTGGGCCCGTTCTCGCTGGCCCGACGCCGTGCCGAGTTCCGTCGGCTGGCTACCGGAGTGGGCCGGCGGGAGGGGCTGTTCTGCGTCCTGTCCGGGGTGGCGCTGGCCGGTCACTTCGCCACCTGGGTGCCGAGCGCCCAGCTCACCACCGTCGCCACGTCCACCGCGTTGGTGGCCACCCAGCCGGTATGGCAGGGGCTGATCGCCCGCGCCCAGGGACGTCGACTGCCCCGGATCGTGTGGATCGGCATCGCCGTGGCGGTCGGCGGGGCGGCGGTCGCCACCGGCGTGGACGTGGGGGTGTCCGGCCGGGCCGTCCTCGGCGACGTGCTGGCGCTGGCCGGTGCCATGTTCGCCGCCGTCTACACCGCCTTCGGCGAACGGGCCCGGACCAGCATCAGCACCACCACGTACACCACCATCTGCTACGGGATCTGCGCGCTGATCCTGCTGGCCATGTGCCTGGCCGGTGGCGTACGGCTGACCGGGTTCGACGGGCGCACCTGGCTGGCCATCCTGGCCCTGGTGGTCGGCGCCCAACTGCTCGGGCACTCGATGTTCAACTATGCCCTGCAGAAGATCCCGGCGACCACGGTGAGCGTGCTGATCCTGCTGGAGGCGCCCGGCGCGGCGCTGCTCGGGTGGGCCTGGCTGGGGCAGGTTCCCCGCCCGTACGCGCTGCTGGGGATGGCCTTGCTGCTGGCCGGTGTGGCGGTGGTGGTGCTCGGTGGCCGTCGCGCCGCACCCACCGCGCTGCCGACCGACCCGACCCCGCTCGACGACTGA
- a CDS encoding HAD family hydrolase — MPTYQAVLFDFFGTLTHSVQRGVAHASTAELLGCHADTLTEVLDRTYYERATGLLGNAEATLRWVCAQAGVHPTDHAVRAAVASRHRAVRADTWLRADAVPVLAALRQRGLRTGVISDCTHELPAFLPQLAVAPLLDVRVFSVQVGRCKPDPALYLTACQRLGLTPGDCLYVGDGGSQELTGAERAGMTAVRLAAPDLSTHMVFNADLDWRGPTLATLGEVLALVDSDAEVVGVGGRAG; from the coding sequence ATGCCCACCTACCAGGCGGTGCTGTTCGACTTCTTCGGCACCCTGACCCACTCGGTGCAGCGCGGTGTCGCGCACGCCAGCACGGCCGAGCTGCTCGGCTGTCACGCCGACACGTTGACCGAGGTGTTGGACCGCACCTACTACGAACGGGCCACCGGCCTGCTCGGCAACGCGGAGGCGACCCTTCGCTGGGTGTGCGCCCAGGCCGGCGTACACCCCACTGACCATGCGGTACGGGCGGCCGTGGCGTCGCGACACCGGGCGGTTCGCGCGGACACCTGGCTCCGGGCCGACGCCGTGCCGGTGCTCGCGGCCCTGCGCCAGCGTGGCCTGCGCACCGGCGTGATCAGCGACTGTACGCACGAACTGCCGGCCTTCCTGCCGCAGCTCGCCGTCGCCCCCCTGCTCGACGTGCGGGTCTTCTCGGTGCAGGTCGGACGGTGCAAACCGGATCCGGCGCTCTACCTGACCGCCTGCCAGCGACTCGGGCTGACGCCCGGCGACTGCCTGTACGTCGGCGACGGTGGCAGCCAGGAGTTGACCGGCGCCGAGCGGGCCGGGATGACGGCCGTCCGCCTCGCCGCCCCGGACCTGTCCACGCACATGGTGTTCAACGCCGACCTGGACTGGCGTGGGCCGACGCTCGCCACCCTGGGCGAGGTGCTGGCCCTCGTCGACAGCGACGCCGAGGTGGTGGGGGTCGGCGGTCGGGCGGGTTGA
- a CDS encoding PhzF family phenazine biosynthesis protein, which produces MSTLAYEIVDVFTDRPFAGNPLAVVFGAEGLATEQMQALALEFNLSETVFVLPPTQVGVTYRARIFTPVEELPFAGHPSVGAAVTASRRGMFGVGSVTQECHAGVLPIEVTPSGATLTGGTPTLGPELDPEPLLEIAGLTADDHVGPAPRVAGCGLEFPYLPVRPESVARATVNAAAAQRYGVSHVSVFSWDGATQTAHARVFVPGIGIPEDPATGSAALGLGVWLVATGLLPGDGLSRYAVRQGVEMNRPSALACTVTAANGVAVGATVAGQVMPVARGEIAVPPFVG; this is translated from the coding sequence ATGTCGACCTTGGCCTACGAGATCGTGGACGTCTTCACCGACCGCCCCTTCGCCGGCAACCCGCTGGCCGTGGTGTTCGGCGCGGAAGGGCTGGCCACCGAGCAGATGCAGGCACTCGCGTTGGAGTTCAACCTCTCCGAGACGGTGTTCGTGCTGCCTCCGACCCAGGTCGGCGTCACCTACCGGGCCCGAATCTTCACTCCGGTGGAGGAGTTGCCGTTCGCCGGGCACCCGAGTGTCGGAGCGGCGGTCACCGCGAGCCGGCGGGGCATGTTCGGTGTGGGGTCGGTCACCCAGGAGTGCCACGCCGGGGTGCTGCCGATCGAGGTGACCCCCTCCGGTGCGACGTTGACCGGTGGCACACCGACCCTCGGGCCGGAGCTGGATCCGGAGCCGTTGCTGGAGATCGCCGGGCTGACCGCGGACGACCACGTCGGCCCGGCGCCCCGCGTCGCCGGCTGTGGGTTGGAGTTCCCGTACCTGCCGGTGCGTCCGGAGTCGGTGGCCCGCGCCACGGTGAACGCGGCCGCGGCGCAGCGGTACGGGGTTTCGCACGTCAGCGTCTTCTCCTGGGACGGCGCGACGCAAACCGCGCACGCCCGGGTCTTCGTGCCGGGCATCGGCATTCCGGAGGACCCGGCGACCGGCTCGGCGGCGCTCGGCCTGGGTGTGTGGCTGGTGGCGACAGGCCTGCTGCCGGGCGATGGGCTGTCCCGTTACGCGGTCCGTCAGGGTGTGGAGATGAACCGACCGTCGGCCCTGGCCTGCACGGTCACCGCGGCGAACGGTGTGGCGGTCGGCGCGACGGTCGCCGGTCAGGTCATGCCGGTGGCCCGGGGTGAGATCGCCGTCCCGCCGTTCGTCGGTTGA
- a CDS encoding magnesium transporter MgtE N-terminal domain-containing protein, with protein MSTPTRVYIARLAGVAVFDPNGDQVGRVRDAVARLRATKRPPEVVGLVAEMPMRRRIFLSINRITSIDADAVVLGSGTLNLRRFEKRPSELLVLQELLDRRVQLDPGGQPGAVVDVAMECSRGGEWSLTRVAVREHTGRLSRRGHLHQVEWDRVRGLSGIADNRGTANLLAVLEDMRPADLANALQDLPDTRRNEVAAALDDERLADVLSELPEHDQVEILAALDRERAADVLEEMDPDDAADLLNELPPPEQDVLLDLMEPDEADPVRQLLKYTPGTAGSVMTSEPVILPPDATVAEALARIREPQLSPAVAAQVFVTRAPQNTPTGRYLGMVHFQALLREPPADLLGKVVVNDIDPLRPTTPLPEITRRMATYDLVAMPVIDRNNRLVGAVTVDDVLDHSLPRDWRDRDALPAPGSTTDAVLDGADG; from the coding sequence GTGAGCACGCCGACCCGGGTCTACATCGCCCGTCTCGCCGGAGTCGCCGTCTTCGATCCGAACGGTGACCAGGTGGGCCGGGTGCGTGACGCCGTGGCGCGGCTCCGGGCGACGAAGCGACCGCCGGAGGTGGTGGGCCTGGTCGCCGAGATGCCGATGCGTCGTCGGATCTTCCTGTCCATCAACCGGATCACCTCCATCGACGCCGACGCCGTCGTGCTCGGCTCCGGCACCCTCAACCTCCGCCGGTTCGAGAAGCGCCCGAGCGAGCTGCTGGTGCTCCAGGAACTGCTGGACCGGCGGGTGCAACTCGACCCCGGCGGCCAGCCCGGCGCGGTCGTGGACGTCGCCATGGAGTGTTCCCGGGGCGGCGAGTGGTCACTGACCCGGGTCGCCGTCCGCGAGCACACCGGTCGACTCAGCCGCCGCGGTCACCTGCACCAGGTCGAGTGGGACCGGGTGCGCGGGCTCAGCGGCATCGCCGACAACCGGGGTACGGCGAACCTGCTCGCCGTCCTGGAGGACATGCGCCCCGCCGACCTGGCCAACGCCTTGCAGGACCTGCCCGACACGCGACGCAACGAGGTAGCGGCGGCGCTGGACGACGAGCGGCTGGCCGACGTGCTCAGCGAGCTACCGGAGCACGACCAGGTGGAGATCCTCGCCGCCCTCGACCGGGAACGGGCCGCCGACGTCCTGGAGGAGATGGACCCGGACGACGCCGCGGACCTGCTGAACGAACTGCCCCCACCGGAACAGGACGTCCTGCTCGACCTGATGGAACCGGACGAGGCCGACCCGGTGCGTCAACTGCTGAAGTACACGCCGGGCACGGCGGGCAGCGTGATGACCTCGGAGCCGGTCATCCTGCCGCCGGACGCCACCGTCGCCGAGGCGCTGGCCCGGATCCGGGAGCCGCAGCTCTCCCCCGCCGTCGCCGCGCAGGTCTTCGTAACCCGGGCACCGCAGAACACACCGACCGGCCGCTACCTGGGCATGGTGCACTTCCAGGCGCTGCTGCGCGAACCACCCGCCGACCTGCTCGGCAAGGTGGTGGTCAACGACATCGATCCGCTGCGCCCCACCACACCACTGCCGGAGATCACCCGTCGGATGGCCACCTACGACCTGGTCGCCATGCCGGTGATCGACCGGAACAACCGGCTGGTCGGCGCCGTGACGGTGGACGACGTGCTGGACCACTCGCTACCCCGGGACTGGCGGGACCGGGACGCCCTGCCCGCCCCGGGGTCCACCACCGACGCCGTGTTGGATGGCGCGGATGGCTGA
- a CDS encoding DUF1003 domain-containing protein, translating into MAEQRRTERLDQPREPRGIKLPRFDAEAFGRWSEGIARGMGTANFIVVMTVVITIWFLWNTLAPPNLRFDPYTFTFLTLVLSLQASYAAPLILLAQNRQADRDRLAAEEDRRRATAQKADTEYLAREIAALRIALGEVATRDFLRSELARLAEELDEVGQRRQRLERRQQERRGQRPTDGISLDEPRDDLDGDFAHDARPDGTGPRRSEG; encoded by the coding sequence ATGGCTGAGCAGCGGCGGACCGAACGGCTGGACCAGCCCCGCGAGCCCCGGGGCATCAAGCTGCCCCGCTTCGACGCCGAAGCGTTCGGCAGGTGGTCGGAGGGCATCGCCCGGGGCATGGGGACCGCGAACTTCATCGTCGTCATGACGGTGGTGATCACGATCTGGTTCCTCTGGAACACGTTGGCCCCGCCGAACCTGCGCTTCGACCCGTACACGTTCACGTTCTTGACCCTGGTGTTGTCGTTGCAGGCCAGCTACGCCGCGCCACTGATCCTGTTGGCCCAGAACCGGCAGGCCGACCGGGACCGGTTGGCAGCGGAGGAGGACCGGCGGCGAGCCACCGCGCAGAAGGCGGACACCGAGTACCTGGCTCGGGAGATCGCCGCGCTGCGCATCGCGTTAGGCGAGGTGGCGACCCGCGACTTCCTCCGCTCCGAGCTGGCCCGGCTGGCAGAGGAACTGGACGAGGTGGGGCAGCGCCGGCAGCGGCTGGAGCGCCGCCAACAGGAGCGGCGTGGGCAGCGGCCGACCGACGGGATCAGCCTGGACGAACCCCGCGACGACCTGGACGGCGACTTCGCCCACGACGCCCGTCCGGACGGCACCGGGCCCCGCCGGTCGGAGGGCTGA
- a CDS encoding Mrp/NBP35 family ATP-binding protein: MSAPVSTVEDAIQAALATVNDPEIRRPITELGMVRSATIAASGVVRVELLLTVAGCPLKDKLRTDITAAVAAVPGVTGVEIDFGVMTPEQRQSLQSQLRGGGATEEPVIPFAQPGSRTRVYAVASGKGGVGKSSVTVNLAAALAARGLSVGVVDADIYGHSVPRMLGADGRPTRVEDMIMPPQSHGVKVISIGMFTAGNAAVVWRGPMLHRALQQFLADVYWGDLDVLLLDLPPGTGDVAISLAQLLPNSEILVVTTPQAAAAEVAERAGAIALQTHQRVVGVIENMSWLELPDGSRMEIFGAGGGTAVAESLSRTIGAQVPLLGQIPLDTRVREAGDAGNPIVLAEPESPAAQALGTIADRLAVRRESLLGKPLGLKPAGR; this comes from the coding sequence ATGTCAGCACCCGTGAGCACCGTCGAGGACGCGATCCAGGCCGCCCTGGCCACCGTCAACGACCCGGAGATCCGCCGGCCCATCACCGAGCTGGGCATGGTCCGCTCCGCCACGATCGCTGCCAGCGGCGTCGTACGCGTCGAGCTGCTGCTCACCGTCGCCGGATGCCCGCTCAAGGACAAGCTGCGCACGGACATCACCGCCGCCGTCGCCGCAGTGCCCGGCGTCACCGGCGTGGAGATCGACTTCGGGGTGATGACCCCGGAGCAGCGGCAGTCGTTGCAGTCCCAGCTGCGTGGCGGCGGCGCCACCGAGGAGCCGGTCATCCCGTTCGCCCAGCCCGGCTCGCGTACCCGGGTGTACGCGGTGGCCAGCGGCAAGGGTGGCGTCGGCAAGTCCAGCGTGACCGTCAACCTGGCAGCGGCGCTCGCCGCGCGCGGGCTCTCCGTCGGCGTGGTCGACGCCGACATCTACGGCCACTCGGTGCCCCGCATGCTCGGCGCGGACGGCCGTCCCACCCGCGTGGAAGACATGATCATGCCGCCGCAGTCGCACGGCGTGAAGGTCATCTCGATCGGCATGTTCACCGCCGGCAACGCCGCAGTGGTGTGGCGTGGTCCGATGCTGCACCGGGCGTTGCAGCAGTTCCTGGCCGACGTCTACTGGGGCGACCTGGACGTGCTCCTGCTGGACCTCCCCCCGGGCACGGGCGACGTGGCGATCTCGCTGGCCCAGTTGCTGCCCAACTCGGAGATCCTGGTGGTCACCACCCCGCAGGCCGCCGCCGCCGAGGTGGCGGAGCGGGCCGGTGCGATCGCCCTGCAGACCCACCAGCGCGTGGTCGGCGTCATCGAGAACATGTCCTGGCTGGAGCTGCCGGACGGCTCCCGGATGGAGATCTTCGGGGCCGGCGGTGGCACGGCCGTCGCCGAGTCGCTGAGCCGGACCATCGGTGCCCAGGTGCCGCTGCTCGGGCAGATCCCGCTGGACACCCGGGTCCGCGAGGCCGGCGACGCGGGCAACCCGATCGTGCTGGCCGAGCCGGAGTCCCCGGCCGCGCAGGCGCTCGGCACGATCGCCGACCGGCTCGCGGTACGCCGTGAGTCGCTGCTCGGCAAGCCGCTCGGCCTCAAGCCCGCCGGCCGCTGA
- a CDS encoding Sec-independent protein translocase family protein — MLDNLNWWEIGALLLLALLIFGDRLPAVITDGLRLVRNLRNMARNATGDLSRELGTDIQLEDLHPKAFIRKHLLSEEDEAAIRKPLQGVYDNLRADVSTVHDDLKDVANAADLRSGGSRSSTATSSPSAPAPRASYDDAT, encoded by the coding sequence ATGCTCGACAACCTGAACTGGTGGGAGATCGGAGCGCTGCTGCTCCTGGCGCTGCTGATCTTCGGCGACCGGCTGCCCGCGGTCATCACCGACGGTCTGCGGTTGGTGCGCAACCTGCGCAACATGGCCCGCAACGCCACCGGCGACCTGAGCCGCGAGCTGGGCACCGACATCCAGTTGGAGGACCTGCACCCGAAGGCGTTCATCCGCAAGCACCTCCTCAGCGAGGAGGACGAGGCGGCGATCCGCAAGCCGTTGCAGGGCGTCTACGACAACCTCCGTGCCGACGTCAGCACCGTGCACGACGACCTGAAGGACGTGGCCAACGCCGCGGACCTGCGTTCGGGCGGTTCCCGGTCCAGCACGGCCACCAGCAGCCCGTCGGCGCCGGCCCCCCGCGCCAGCTACGACGACGCCACCTGA
- a CDS encoding S1C family serine protease → MPNAGSASGWPAPGHPPGGVPSAGSASGWPAPTAGGVPGPAGASPWWSDALADPWRDPAAPTAVVVPGAVVAGIEPEAVTDPDAPGRPTLRHLLLIPVITALLAGTLGGALGYAFAVRGGAGGAVLGGAPVDPPALAQRKPESLAGVAERVLPSVVTVRVSSLGGTSEGSGFIATADGHVITNDHVVAGGTGKASVVFNDGSSAPATIVGQDPESDIAVIKVSRPGLRAVEFGDSDALAVGDPVLAMGSPLSLANTVTAGIVSALDRTMQAGEPGGPVRYYAAIQTDAAVNHGNSGGPLVDGAGRVVGVNSTIKSLVAEGQEAGNIGLAFAIPINQAKRVTQDIIGTGKARRTVIGARVDGPAGVAGGGLRLAEVEPSGPADGAGLKVGDVILKINGRPMTEPTDLTALVRKYAPGSVVTVEFRRGSARQNTSVRLAADAK, encoded by the coding sequence GTGCCCAATGCCGGGTCGGCGTCGGGTTGGCCGGCACCGGGTCATCCGCCGGGCGGCGTGCCCAGTGCCGGGTCGGCGTCGGGTTGGCCGGCACCGACAGCGGGCGGGGTGCCCGGCCCGGCCGGGGCGTCGCCCTGGTGGTCGGACGCGCTCGCCGACCCGTGGAGGGACCCGGCCGCGCCGACCGCGGTGGTGGTGCCCGGGGCGGTGGTGGCCGGCATCGAACCCGAGGCGGTCACCGATCCGGATGCGCCGGGCCGACCGACGCTGCGTCACCTGCTGCTCATTCCCGTGATCACCGCCCTTCTGGCCGGCACCCTGGGTGGCGCGCTGGGCTACGCGTTCGCGGTTCGCGGCGGTGCTGGTGGTGCGGTCCTGGGCGGTGCGCCGGTAGACCCGCCGGCGCTGGCCCAGCGCAAACCGGAGTCCCTGGCCGGTGTCGCCGAACGTGTCCTGCCCAGCGTTGTCACCGTCCGGGTCAGCAGTCTCGGCGGGACCAGCGAGGGCTCCGGCTTCATCGCCACCGCCGACGGCCATGTGATCACCAACGACCACGTGGTGGCCGGCGGCACCGGCAAGGCCTCGGTGGTCTTCAACGACGGCAGCAGCGCGCCGGCGACCATCGTCGGGCAGGACCCGGAATCGGACATCGCCGTGATCAAGGTGAGTCGTCCCGGGCTGCGCGCGGTGGAGTTCGGGGATTCGGACGCGTTGGCCGTCGGCGACCCGGTGCTCGCCATGGGTTCCCCGTTGTCGCTGGCCAACACGGTCACCGCCGGCATCGTCAGTGCCCTGGACCGGACGATGCAGGCGGGCGAGCCGGGCGGGCCGGTGCGCTACTACGCGGCCATCCAGACCGACGCCGCGGTCAACCACGGCAACTCCGGTGGCCCGTTGGTCGACGGTGCCGGGCGGGTGGTCGGAGTGAACTCCACCATCAAGTCCCTGGTGGCCGAGGGGCAGGAGGCGGGCAACATCGGTCTCGCCTTCGCCATTCCAATCAACCAGGCCAAGCGGGTGACCCAGGACATCATCGGCACCGGCAAGGCCCGGCGTACGGTGATCGGCGCCCGGGTGGACGGCCCGGCCGGAGTTGCCGGGGGCGGCCTACGCCTGGCGGAGGTGGAACCCTCCGGCCCGGCGGACGGCGCCGGGTTGAAGGTCGGCGACGTGATCCTCAAGATCAATGGGCGCCCGATGACCGAGCCGACCGACCTGACCGCCCTGGTACGCAAGTACGCGCCGGGCTCGGTGGTGACCGTCGAGTTCCGGCGAGGCTCAGCCCGACAGAACACGTCGGTGAGACTCGCCGCGGACGCCAAGTGA